AGGGCTGGACGGCGCAACTGGACAACGCGCTCACCACCGCGCGGGCCGGCGACACCGTCGAGGTGCCGGTGTACGTCACCCGCGAGACGCCGGCGGCGCGCGAGACCACGGTCACGCTCACCGCGACGTCGGAGAGCGACCCGGCGGCCACCAGGTCCGTCACCTGTACGGTTGCGGTCAAGGACACCAACCCGCGCCGCTGATCTCGAGTGGGCACCCGGGCGGCGGCGCGTGCCGTCGCCGCCCGGGCTCCCGGTGAGGGGACACATCCCGTGCAACGTTTGCGTGGCCGCGCGGCGCTCGCCGCCGCTGCCGTGATCCCGGTGCTGCTGGCCGGGTGCTCCGGATCGTCCGACGACGCCGAGGCGTCCGGCTCCGGCTCCGAGGCCGGTGTCGTGCGGGTGCTCATCCCGGACGGCAACCTGCGCCGGCTGGGCGAGCCGTGCAACGGGGCGGGCGCGTTCCGCTCCGTCCACGCCCAGGCGACCTTCACGGTCGAGGACGGCGACGGCGTCGAGGTGGCGCGCGGCGAGCTGCCGGGCGGCACCGCGGAGCAGATGATGGACGTCAGCTTCCGCGAGGGCATGCGGCAGCCGACGATGTGCGTCATGACCGTCGACGTCGAGGGGCTGACCTCGCCGGACGGCCTCGAGTTCGTCGTCGGCGACGGCTTCGCCGTGCCCATCGAGCCGGCCGACGACGCGGAACTGATCGGAGAGGTGTTGATCTCGTGAGGCGGCTTCTGACCGGTGTGGTCGTGGCGGTGCTGGCGCTGGCCGGGTGCTCGGGGTCGGACGACCCCGCCGCGGTCTCGTTCGAGCTGCCCGGCGACGTGCCGGCCGACGTGACGTTCATCGACGCTCCGCCGACCGCGCCGCCGGCGCCGTCGTTCGAGCTGGAGCTGCTCGACGGCAGCACCCTCGACCTCGCGGAGCAGTGGGAGCAGCGGCCGGTCGTGCTGGTGTTCTTCGAGTCGTTCTGCGAGCTGTGCGCGCAGCAGCAGGCCGACATCACCGCGCTGAGCGAGGAGTACCGCGACACCGTCCTGTTCGTCGGCGTCGGCAGCGCGACCAGCGCGGACGACGCCGCCGAGTACCTGCGCGAGCACGACATCGCGTATCCGGTCGGCCTGGACCCCGACGGCGAGGTGTTCCGGCGCTACGGTGTCGACGAGCCGCCGCTGGTGGCGTTGATCGCGCGCGGCGGGCAGCTGATCCGCGGCTGGCCGGGTGGCGTGGACGATCTCGGCAGCCAGCTGACGGAGTTCGTCGTCGCCGGGTGACGGATTCATCCGATTCATCCCGGTAGCATGTGATATGTTACTGCGCGGGCGGAGGTGACCATGGAACTCTCGATGCAGCAGATCCTGGAGAGCCTGGCGCAGCGGGTGGCGCGGCCGGCCGTGCTCGAGGACCGGTACATGCGGCTGCTCGCGTTCAGCTCGCACGACCGGCCGATCGACGACGTGCGGGAAGACTCCATCCTGCGCCGGCACGCCTCGTCCGAGGTGCGCGGCTGGCTGAAGCGGTTCGGGCTGCCGAACCTGCGCCGGCCGCTGCGGCTGCCGGCCAACCCCGAGCTGCACATGCTGCCGCGGGTCTGCGTCCCCGTCGTCTACCGCGGCAAGCTGCTCGGCCACCTCTGGTTCGTCGACGCCGACGGCAGCATGAGCGACGCCGACCTCGACGCGTGCGTGCAGGGTGCGGCCGAGCTGGGCGAGTGGCTGCATCGCGAGAGCGTGGCCAGCCTGTTCTCGTCCGCCCGGCTGGCCGACACCATGCACATGCTGCTGAGCAGCTCGCCGATGAGCGCCCAGGCCGCCGGCAGCCTCATCGACGCCGGCTACATGCCCGAGCGCGACGGCGTCGTCGCCGTGGTGCTGCAGGGCGTGCCGCGCCGCTCGTCCGCCGTCGACATCGAGGACGCCCTCGCCCAGGCCGTCGCCGACTTCCGCCGCGTGGTCCGGCGCGGCCAGGCGCTGGACCTGATCAGCCGCGACCACGCCGTCCTGCTGCTGTCCTGCGCCGGCGACCACGACATCTACGTCGACGAACGGGTCGAAGGGCTGGTCGAACTGACCCGGTCCGCGTTGGGCGGCGCCGGGTCCGACGCCGCCCTCGTCGTCGGCGTCGGCAGCCGCCGCGACGCGCTCGAGCACGCCTACGCGTCCTTCCGCGAGGCCCGCATGTCCGCCGACGCCGCCCGCCTGCTCCCCGGCCTCGGCGACGTCGTGCACTGGTCCCGGCTCGGCATCCACCAGATCGTCGTCAAGCTGGCGTCGCTCGGCGAGGAGGTGCCGACCGTCCATCCCGGCCTCGGCCACCTGCTCGACGACCCCGACGCGCTGCCGCTGCTGGAGACCCTCGAGACCTACCTCGACGTCGCGGGCAACGCCCAGCTCACCGCCGAACGCCTCAACCTGCACCGGACGTCGCTGTACTACCGGCTGCAACGGCTGGAGCAGCTCGCCCACACCAACCTCAAGAGCGGCGCCGAGCGGCTGGCCCTGCACCTGTCGCTCAAGGTGGCACGCATGACCGGCCAGTACGCGCCCCGCCAGGCCGGCCCGGCCGACGCCGCCGTCCCCGACGCCACCGGCACCGACAACGTCACGCCCTTCCCCGCGGTGGCCTCTCGCTGACGCTCCGCCGTCGACCGACCATGATCATCAACCTTTTGGGCTGCTATGACGACGCAGAAGGTTGATGATCATGGAGGGGCGCGGCGGAAGGAACCGGCCACCGGGGCCGCCGCTGCGGTCGGCGGCACCCGGTGGCCGGTGGGTGGTGGGGCGTGGCGGTCAGTCCGTCGGCAGCTCCGCCGCCAGCGACACGAGTGCGGCGCTGACCAGGGTGCGGGCACCCGTGCCGGCGACGTCCTCGGACATCGTCGCGAACCGCTCGAGGGCGCGCTCCGCGCCCCGGCCGCTGGCCCGGTCGGCGATGTCCAGCTGGGCCTTCAGCCGCTGGTGCTCGCCCTGGGTCAGGAACCCGCCGGACCGGTAGTCCGCGAGCAGGCCGCGGGCGTTGTCGTACCCGGCCTCGACCGAGTCCGCGGTCAGCTCGACCTCGACGGTGACGGTCGCGTCCGGGTCGGTCTCGCTGGTCGCCGTGACGGTCAGCGTCGCCGTGTCCGAAGCGTCGTCACCGGCCGTGGCGTACGCCCAGACCGGCACCGTCTTGCCGGCCGCGGCCGCCTTGATCTCGTACGGCAGGCTCACGTCCCAGCCCTCGCCGTCGACCGTCGAGGAGATCCGGTACACGTCCGAGCCGTAGATGCCCGCGCCGGCCTGACCGGTGTTCGTCAGCGGCAGGTTCACCAGGGCGGTCGAGTCGCCGACGGCGTACGCGGCGGCCTCGCCCAGCGCGGCGCCGCGCGCGTACGGACCGGCCGCGTCGGTGTTGCGCACCGCGACGTCGTAGAACAGCTCGCCCGCCTTGTCGCGGTAGGTGTCCAGGACGTAGAAGTGCAGCTTGTTCGGCGCGTCGAGGTACTCGTACTCGCTGCCCGACCCGGTGCCGGCGTGGAACGTCGCGTCGTCCAGCTGACGCGGGTCGCCCTTGACGACGGGCACCGGCTCGCCGCCGGTCTCGGTGGCGTTGCCCGGCCGGTAGAAGTCGATCCGGCCGATGTCGTTCGGGTTCGCGTCGACCAGCCACGCCCGCGGCGAGCCGCTGTTGCGGGACTGGCCGATCAGCACGCCGTGCCCGGCGATGAAGGAGTCGTTGCCGACCCGCTCGACCACCTCGAGGTTGAACTGGTTCCAGGCGGTGCTGCTGGGCGTGCAGAAGAACGGGTCGTCGGTGCGCGCCTGGCAGGTGCCCGGGACGAACGGGCTGTCCAGCGACACGCTGAGGCCGACCATGTCGCCGTCCGGGATGTACTCGCGGCCCTTGAGCGGCGTGACGGCGACACCGTCCTGGGCGAGGCCGGCCCGGGTGAGGCTGACGAACTCCTCCGCCTTGACGACGCCGAGACGGCCCTGGCCCGTGGTCTTGAAGTACAGCGTGTGGTGCGGGCCGAGCGCCGAGCCGCCCGCGTTCGGGACCTGCCAGCGGTTGTGCGTGCCGCCGGGTCCGTTGAACGAGCCGCGGCTCATCATCTCCCAGTAGCCGGTGCCGGCCCGGCCGGTACCCGGGTCGAACGGGTTGTTGTAGTTGTCCGGCAGGCCGCGCAGGTGGCTGAACTCGTGCGCGAACACGCTGAGGCCGGAGTTCTCCGCCTGGGTGGACGTGCCGCCGCCGGCGTTCGGCCAGTGGTTGGCCGCCGACTGCCACGAGGTCCACGGGACGTAACGGGTGGGCACGGCGTTGGGGATCGGGTTGCCGGCCGCGTTGAGGACCGGGCCCTCGGTGGCGCCGGGCGGGCCGAACTCCGGCGTGACGTCCGCGGGGGTGCGGAACATCATCTCGCCGAACTCCTGCCAGGTCGACGTCTCGTCGTGGCCGGCGGTCACGTAGAAGCCGTTGTCGAAGCCGCAGAGGCCCGACTCACAGCCGATGTCGGCCCGCCAGAGCGCGCCGCCGTCGCGCCGGACGTCCTTGTTGCAGGTGTCGCCGGCCGGGCAGATCGAGTTCGGGCCGGTGACCGGTGCGTGCGACTGCGCGCCGTACTCGTGCAGCTTGCCCGGCATCTGGTAGGGCCCGAACACCTCCACGGTGACGCCGATGCGGCCGTGGCTGGTCTCCATCCAGTAGCCGTGCAGCGTCTGGCCCTGGTTGTACTCGTTCGGGACGGCGTAGTAGTCGTAGTACCACTGGTTCACCTCGTCGGGCGAGACCGGCTGCCACGGCGGCAGCGGGTTGCCGAACGGGTGCGACTCCGGTTCCTGGCTGATCAGGAACTTCTGGTCGGTGTACTCCAGCAGGATCACCGCGGTGCGGTACTGGCTCTCCGAGCCCTGGCTGGTGGTGTCCTGGTTCCACGCGTCCGGGCGGATCTGCTGGTAGTCGTCCCAGGTCATCTCGGCCTGGTCCTCCCAGACCTGCTCGTCGACCGGGACGATGGGCCCGGTGCCGGCGTCGTCGGCCGCACCGTCCTCGGCGTTGGCCGTCACCACTCCGGCCGACGCCGAGAGCGCCAGCGCCGCCACGCCGACGATCGCTCTGGCCCGCCAAGCCCTCCCGTGTCTCGCGGGCCGCCGTTCTGTCCTCGCCGTCACTGCGCCCTCCCATGGGTAGACGCCGGTCCGCGGGGGTCTGCGGACCGGTCCGGCGACCGTAGGCCGGGGTGTGGCCCACGGTCACCGGACAGGTGCATGGAGATCGGCCGCGTCAGTCGGACATCTGTCGGGTCCCTAGGGTGTGTCTCCCAAGTCCATGGCCTACTGCGCGACGCCCAGGCGGCGCCTCGCGGCGTTCTCGTCAGTCGTCATAGAACCCCGCTATGACTCCCTCCTCGCACCTTGCGAGGCATCCACCTGGACGCCGCTCGCTACGGCCGAGTCTCGGGAGACGCACCCTAACCCCGGCCCCGGTTGTCGATGGTGATCGACCGGGTCGCCTCGGTGTTGTCGTTGCGGTCGTTGGAGCGGTACTGGAGGGTGTGCACGCCCGGTCCACGGAACCGGAACGGCTCGGTGTAGGTGTGCCAGGGGCCGGTGCCGTCGACGCGGTACATGACCCGGTTGACGCCCGAGCCCCACGAGTCGTCGGCGGTCAGCGTGATCGTCGGGTTGGTGTACCGGCCCTCGCGGTCCGGGCGCTGGTTCAGTGTCAGCACCGTCGTCGGCGCGTCGACCTCGATGGAGCGCAGCGCCGCCCGCAGGTCCGGCCGCGGCCCGATGTTCTGGTGCGCGTTCGTGGTCTGCGGCGCGCCGGTCGCCCGCAGCAGGTCGTTGATCTGCGCGGTCGTCCACGGGCCGAGACCGACGGACGTGACGTAGGACTGCACGGCGACGACGGCGTTGGTGACGATCGGGCCGGCGCCGGACGTGCCGCTGAACGAGCGCGAGTAGGCCCGGTTGTGGTCGTTGCCCAGCTCGGCGCAGAGCACGTTGCAGTAGCCGGTCGTGTAGATGTCCTGACCCCACGCCTGCAGGTCGAAGCGCTGGCCGTAGTTCGAGAAGCTCAGCCGCGCCCGCGCCGGGTCGTTGGCGCGCAGGCCGCTGCCGCCGGCGCCGGCGAAGATCGCGCCGGAGTGCTGGACGGCGGGGTCGAACCACTTGACCCCGTTGAGCGTGTACATCGGGTCGTCGGTGTCGGTGTTGCCGTTGCCGCCGGTGAGGACGACGTTCGCGCCCATCGCCGTCAGCACCTTGTTGGCCTCGAAGACCGCCGGGATCCACTCCAGCGGCGCGTACCGGCTGCCGCCGAGCGGGCTGCCGGTCTGCTGCTCCAGGATCAGCGCGTCGCCGGGACGGACGAACGGCCGGCCGGCCTCGTCACGCAGCGTCGCGACGAATGCCAGCGCCGGGCCGGGCCGCCACGACGTCCGGCCGTTGCCGAGGTCCTCGACCGGCGAGATGCCGTAGATGTCGACGTCCGGCACGCCGCCGGTGACGCCGTAGCCGTTGTCCTTCGCGGCGATCTCGCCGAACACCGCGGTGCCGTGGTCGTCGCCGAAGGTGTCGATGCGGACGAACCGGCCCTGGCCGATGTCGCTGGACCAGTCCAGCTGCAGGTCCTCGTGGAACGGGTTCCAGTTGTACTCGAGGTCGATCACCCGGATGCCGGCGCCGCGGACCCGGGGGTCGCTGCGGACCAGCTCGGCGTCGATGCCGTTGTGGGTGTCGGACGGGCGCAGGTAGCCCTGCAGCGGGGTGAGGTCCGGCGTCGGCTCGGCGGGCGGCGGGGCCGGCTCCGGCGACGGGTAGGCGTAGACGACCTCGGGCAGCGCCGTCAGCTCGGCCAGGACGGCGTCGACGTCGGCGCCGGCCGGCAGCAGCGCCGTGTACCAGGACGCGAGGTCCGGCAGCGGCTCCGCGGAGCGGGCCTGCGCCCGGCTGGTGGCGGCCGCGAGGTCGTCGACCTGGCCGGGCTCGACGAACGGAATGAGAGCGCTCACATCGTGCCGGTCGAGGATGCCGCGGACGTCGTCCAGGCTCGCGCCCGTGGTGCTGCGCAACGTGGCCTCGCTGCCGCCGCGGACCCGGTAGCCCTCGGCGAACTTGAGCTCCAGGCTGACCTCGGGCTGGACGGCCGCCGCGCCGCCCACCTCCGCACCGTCAGCGGTGCTGGCGGTGACCCGCAGGGCGCCTGTCGACGGCGTCAGGTCGCCGGCCGCGGCCAGCTGCTGCTTGTCGACGTGGACGACGAGGTCGTCGGCGCCGTCGCCGTCGACGTCGTTGACGGAGCCGATGACGGCGCCGGACTCGGACCGGGCCGCCGCGACCTCGCCGACGGCGACGGTGTCGAGGTCGATCTCCGTGACGTCCACGGCCGGTGAGCCGTGCACCGTCACCGGGATCAGGCCGGGGCCGGCGAGGTTGACGTGGCCGGACAGCCCGGCCGAGACGTCGACCTCGACGCCTGGGCGGTCGGACGGCCCGGCCTGTGCGGGCGGGGCGAGGAGGGCGTAGCCCGTCACCGCGAGGGTGCCGAGCGCCACGCCCGCTCGGAAGCGTCGTGTCATGGGGGTCTCCTTGTCGCCGGGGGACGGGGATTGCGCCCGAACATAGGGAAACCCGGATGAATGGTCACCACGCATGTGTCTGAAACCCCGCGGCGGCGGGCCGACATCTGTCCTAGATGAGTGAGCCCTATTGATCTTGTGGGTGTGTCGCTGTCGATAGACATGGGTGGAGGGCGTCGAGGATCAGTGTGTGAGCAATGATCTTGACGCCCTCCTGACCGCACTCTATGTCCATGTCGAGGATCGTGTCTTCCCGGTGTTGGGGTGGTCGCGTGATCACCGGCCGGGCCGCAAGCCGGGGCTGTCCGACGGTGAACTGATCACCCTGGCGGTGGCGCAGCAGCTGCTCGGCGTGGCGTCGGAACGGCGGTGGGTCCGGTTTGCGCGCGCCCGGCTGGGCGGACTGTTCCCCTACCTGCCCGGCCAGTCTGGATACGGCAAACGACTCCGGTCCTTGGGAGGGCTGCTCGCCGCGGTCATCACCGAACTGGCCCGGGACACGCCGTCCTGGCACGACGATCTGCGGCTGCTGGATTCCACCCCGCTGCCGTGCGCGGCGTCGCGGGAGACGGTGAAGCGCTCGGACCTGGCCGGGCACGCCGGTTACGGCTACTGCGCCAGTCACTCGCGGTTCTTCTGGGGATTCCGGCTCTACCTGGTCACCACCGCCGAGGGCATGCCGATCATCTGGGGTCTGGCCAACCCCAAGATCGGCGAACGCGACGCCGCCCGGGCGCTCCTCGACCACGACCACCACCTCGTCGCGTCCGGGCAGGTCATCCTCGCCGACAAAGGGTTCGCCGGGCGCGACTTCGACCAGTTCGTCACCAGCCTGGGCGCGCACCTGATCCGGCCCGACCGCAAAGACGAACCGACCAGACGGGGCAAACTGGCCCGGGTCCGCCAATGGATCGAAGCCGTCTTCGACACCCTGAAAGGTCAGCTCACCCTCGAGGAACACGGCGCCCGCACCCTGAACGGAGTCCACGCCCGCATCGCCGCACGACTACTCGCCCTCGCCACCGCGATCTGGCACAACTGGCACACCGGCACCCAAGCCAAACGATCCCTGATCGCCTACGACCACTAACGATCAATCGGACTCACTCATCTAGTGGCGGCGATGAGAGCTGTCTCACCGCCGGCTCACGCTGTGCCGCGGCGTGCTCCGGAACGCTCGGACGCAGAGAGCCGGCGCCCCCGCCGGCCGCTGCGAAGGGACAGGACCATGAAGCGCACCGCACTCGTGATCGCGGCAGCCCTGTGCGCCACGCTGCTCGGCGCGGTTCCCGCCCAGGCCGAGGAGCGCACCTGCCGCGGCACCATGGGCGCCGTGACCGTCGACAACCTGCGCGTCCCCAGCAACGCGACATGCACCCTGAAGGGCACCCGCGTCAAGGGCACCATCAAGGTGGAGCGGGCCGCCACGCTGTACGCCAGCGGCGTGCGGGTGGTCGGCAACGTCCAGGCCGAGAACCACCGGCACGTGTCGCTGACGTCGTCGACGGTCGGTGGCAGCGTCCAGCTGAAGCAGGGCAAGACGGCCACGGTCACGTCGAACCGCGTCACGGGCGACGTCCAGTCGTTCACCAACCGAGGCAAGCAGACGATCTCGTCCAACCGGATCGACGGCAACCTGCAGTGCAAGGAGAACGCCCCGGCGCCGACGGGCAGCCGCAACGTCGTCCAGGGCACCAAGGAGGACCAGTGCCGCCGGCTCTGACCCCCTGAGAGCCGGCTCAGGCGCCGCGGGCGTCCGCGACCAGCTCGCGGACCCGCGGCGCCGTCTCGCCGGCGAACCGCTGGACGGCCGCCGGGTCGCCGGTCATCAGGATGAACGTGCTCACGCCGTCGGCCAGCGCCAGCTCGGCGAGCTGGTCGGGCGGCAGGTCGGCGCCGAGGTTGAGCAGCCGGCGGATCGCCGCCGGATCCCGTCCGGCCTCCTCCGCCGCCGCGTCGACGACGGCGTTCCCGGCGGCCAGCGCCCCGGGCTCCAGCGCGGGCAGCGACGGCAGCCAGCCGTCGGCCAGCCGCCCCGTGAGCCGCAGCATCCGCGGCCCGTACGCGCCCAGCCAGATCTGCATCGCGTGCGCCGGCCGCGGCCCGCGCGCCGTCCCGTCGACCCGGTAGTGCCGGCCGCCGGCGCGCACCCCGCCCGGCTCGTCCACCGCCCACGTCGCCCGGACGATCTCGATCGCCTCCGCCAGCGCCTCGACCGCCTCGCCGGGCGTGCGCGCCGGCCCGCCCATCGCCGCGATCGCGTCCCAGTAGCCGCCCGCGCCCAGTCCCAGCTCGACCCGCCCGCCGCTGAGCAGGTCCAGCCCGGCCGCCGCCTTCGCCAGCACCGCCGGCGGCCGCAGCGGCACCGGGTGGACGTTGCCGGCCAGCCGCACCCGCGACGTCCGCGCGGCGACGAAGCTCAGCAGCGTCCACGTGTCGAGGAAGCCGGGGTGGTACGGGTGGTCCTGGAACGTGACGAGGTCCGCGCCGGCCCGCTCGGCCAGCCGGGCCAGGTCGACGACGGCGCCGGGGCGGCCCGGCTCTGGCAGCAGGTTGACGCCGAAGCGCAGGTCGTGGCCGTAGTCGGTCACGCGACGTTCCGGGCGGACAGCTCGAACGCGCCGCCGTCGAGACCCCAGGCGAGGACCCGGCGGGCCCGGATGCGCAGCCAGGCCGGCGCGAACGGCATGACGCCGGTGATGCGGGCGCCGAGCGCCTCGCCGCCCTCGGCGAACGTCTCGGCGGTGCCGCGGACCTCGATGCCCCGCGGCGTCCACGGATCCGTGCTCGCGAGATCGTCGACGACGTAGGCGACCTCGGGGTGGGCCAGCGCGTCGCGGAACTTGCGGCTGGCGCCGAAGTCGGTGCCGGCGTGCCCGGCGACGACGATCGCGTCGGCCTCGGGATCGTAGAAGACCCCGACCGGCGCGACGTGCGGGCGGCCGCCCGGCCCGACCGTGGCCAGCCGGCCCAGCGGCTGGCTCTCCAGGTAGGCGAGCTCGGCCTCGGTGAAGGTGTTCGACATGGCCACGATGCTGGTGCCGGGGCCGGCGCGGAGGGGAGGCCGCGGCAAGGCTGGCACCGTCAGGGCCACCCTCGCGCGGTCGTTCCGGTGGCCGGTCCGGGCGGCGGCGGTAGCCTGGGGACCGTGAGCGACAACGAGCTCGGCGCGTTCCTGCGCTCGCGGCGCGATGCCATCACCCCGGCCCAGGTGGGGTTGCCCGCCGGTCCGCGGCGGCGTGCGCCCGGGCTGCGCCGGGCCGAACTGGCGATCCTCG
This Jiangella alba DNA region includes the following protein-coding sequences:
- a CDS encoding PucR family transcriptional regulator yields the protein MELSMQQILESLAQRVARPAVLEDRYMRLLAFSSHDRPIDDVREDSILRRHASSEVRGWLKRFGLPNLRRPLRLPANPELHMLPRVCVPVVYRGKLLGHLWFVDADGSMSDADLDACVQGAAELGEWLHRESVASLFSSARLADTMHMLLSSSPMSAQAAGSLIDAGYMPERDGVVAVVLQGVPRRSSAVDIEDALAQAVADFRRVVRRGQALDLISRDHAVLLLSCAGDHDIYVDERVEGLVELTRSALGGAGSDAALVVGVGSRRDALEHAYASFREARMSADAARLLPGLGDVVHWSRLGIHQIVVKLASLGEEVPTVHPGLGHLLDDPDALPLLETLETYLDVAGNAQLTAERLNLHRTSLYYRLQRLEQLAHTNLKSGAERLALHLSLKVARMTGQYAPRQAGPADAAVPDATGTDNVTPFPAVASR
- a CDS encoding PPOX class F420-dependent oxidoreductase; its protein translation is MSNTFTEAELAYLESQPLGRLATVGPGGRPHVAPVGVFYDPEADAIVVAGHAGTDFGASRKFRDALAHPEVAYVVDDLASTDPWTPRGIEVRGTAETFAEGGEALGARITGVMPFAPAWLRIRARRVLAWGLDGGAFELSARNVA
- a CDS encoding IS982 family transposase, producing the protein MSNDLDALLTALYVHVEDRVFPVLGWSRDHRPGRKPGLSDGELITLAVAQQLLGVASERRWVRFARARLGGLFPYLPGQSGYGKRLRSLGGLLAAVITELARDTPSWHDDLRLLDSTPLPCAASRETVKRSDLAGHAGYGYCASHSRFFWGFRLYLVTTAEGMPIIWGLANPKIGERDAARALLDHDHHLVASGQVILADKGFAGRDFDQFVTSLGAHLIRPDRKDEPTRRGKLARVRQWIEAVFDTLKGQLTLEEHGARTLNGVHARIAARLLALATAIWHNWHTGTQAKRSLIAYDH
- a CDS encoding M6 family metalloprotease domain-containing protein, which encodes MAALALSASAGVVTANAEDGAADDAGTGPIVPVDEQVWEDQAEMTWDDYQQIRPDAWNQDTTSQGSESQYRTAVILLEYTDQKFLISQEPESHPFGNPLPPWQPVSPDEVNQWYYDYYAVPNEYNQGQTLHGYWMETSHGRIGVTVEVFGPYQMPGKLHEYGAQSHAPVTGPNSICPAGDTCNKDVRRDGGALWRADIGCESGLCGFDNGFYVTAGHDETSTWQEFGEMMFRTPADVTPEFGPPGATEGPVLNAAGNPIPNAVPTRYVPWTSWQSAANHWPNAGGGTSTQAENSGLSVFAHEFSHLRGLPDNYNNPFDPGTGRAGTGYWEMMSRGSFNGPGGTHNRWQVPNAGGSALGPHHTLYFKTTGQGRLGVVKAEEFVSLTRAGLAQDGVAVTPLKGREYIPDGDMVGLSVSLDSPFVPGTCQARTDDPFFCTPSSTAWNQFNLEVVERVGNDSFIAGHGVLIGQSRNSGSPRAWLVDANPNDIGRIDFYRPGNATETGGEPVPVVKGDPRQLDDATFHAGTGSGSEYEYLDAPNKLHFYVLDTYRDKAGELFYDVAVRNTDAAGPYARGAALGEAAAYAVGDSTALVNLPLTNTGQAGAGIYGSDVYRISSTVDGEGWDVSLPYEIKAAAAGKTVPVWAYATAGDDASDTATLTVTATSETDPDATVTVEVELTADSVEAGYDNARGLLADYRSGGFLTQGEHQRLKAQLDIADRASGRGAERALERFATMSEDVAGTGARTLVSAALVSLAAELPTD
- a CDS encoding TlpA family protein disulfide reductase, whose translation is MRRLLTGVVVAVLALAGCSGSDDPAAVSFELPGDVPADVTFIDAPPTAPPAPSFELELLDGSTLDLAEQWEQRPVVLVFFESFCELCAQQQADITALSEEYRDTVLFVGVGSATSADDAAEYLREHDIAYPVGLDPDGEVFRRYGVDEPPLVALIARGGQLIRGWPGGVDDLGSQLTEFVVAG
- a CDS encoding OmpL47-type beta-barrel domain-containing protein, with the protein product MTRRFRAGVALGTLAVTGYALLAPPAQAGPSDRPGVEVDVSAGLSGHVNLAGPGLIPVTVHGSPAVDVTEIDLDTVAVGEVAAARSESGAVIGSVNDVDGDGADDLVVHVDKQQLAAAGDLTPSTGALRVTASTADGAEVGGAAAVQPEVSLELKFAEGYRVRGGSEATLRSTTGASLDDVRGILDRHDVSALIPFVEPGQVDDLAAATSRAQARSAEPLPDLASWYTALLPAGADVDAVLAELTALPEVVYAYPSPEPAPPPAEPTPDLTPLQGYLRPSDTHNGIDAELVRSDPRVRGAGIRVIDLEYNWNPFHEDLQLDWSSDIGQGRFVRIDTFGDDHGTAVFGEIAAKDNGYGVTGGVPDVDIYGISPVEDLGNGRTSWRPGPALAFVATLRDEAGRPFVRPGDALILEQQTGSPLGGSRYAPLEWIPAVFEANKVLTAMGANVVLTGGNGNTDTDDPMYTLNGVKWFDPAVQHSGAIFAGAGGSGLRANDPARARLSFSNYGQRFDLQAWGQDIYTTGYCNVLCAELGNDHNRAYSRSFSGTSGAGPIVTNAVVAVQSYVTSVGLGPWTTAQINDLLRATGAPQTTNAHQNIGPRPDLRAALRSIEVDAPTTVLTLNQRPDREGRYTNPTITLTADDSWGSGVNRVMYRVDGTGPWHTYTEPFRFRGPGVHTLQYRSNDRNDNTEATRSITIDNRGRG
- a CDS encoding LLM class flavin-dependent oxidoreductase, whose translation is MTDYGHDLRFGVNLLPEPGRPGAVVDLARLAERAGADLVTFQDHPYHPGFLDTWTLLSFVAARTSRVRLAGNVHPVPLRPPAVLAKAAAGLDLLSGGRVELGLGAGGYWDAIAAMGGPARTPGEAVEALAEAIEIVRATWAVDEPGGVRAGGRHYRVDGTARGPRPAHAMQIWLGAYGPRMLRLTGRLADGWLPSLPALEPGALAAGNAVVDAAAEEAGRDPAAIRRLLNLGADLPPDQLAELALADGVSTFILMTGDPAAVQRFAGETAPRVRELVADARGA